A stretch of the Planktothricoides raciborskii GIHE-MW2 genome encodes the following:
- a CDS encoding FAD-binding and (Fe-S)-binding domain-containing protein — MIPRLNLTQTLNQTLKPDYAEFLAALKKTSFSGEIHGELASRLSASTDNSIYQILPQAVVFPKTTADLVTLFQLANQPAYRQITFSPRGGGTGTNGQSLSPGIMIDCSKYMNQILEVNVAAGWVRVQPGVVLDQLNAALKPFGVFFAPNLAPSNRATIGGMINTDACGKGSRIYGRTSNHILALEWVLPDGTVGNSYSINLPNLSQVKQQSKRLGEIYRQVDDIVTAKQELIADIFPKITRFMTGYNLAKVYDKEQNTFNLNWLLAGSEGTLGVITEAKLRLTPIPKAQRLLVIHYRCFDDALSAAENLLKAEPAAIETIDETILQLAKNDEIYDEVKDFIGDAKAINLVEFVGENESAVNDKIEAICAAIAADKNKSPHHTEGEAFADKSPLETDAYLRECFAPTKPAIGYYLAKNAQESTKLWELRKKGVGLLGNKPGKRQPIALIEDTAVPPENLANYIGEFKSLLSKYDLEYAMYGHVDVGCLHVRPALDMKAPEDAALIRELSDRVVALVRKYGGVMWGEHGKGFRSEYTPLFFGEELYQDLRKIKAAFDPYNQLNPGKIVTPFGSDAAVVPLESPLRGEFDRQVSPELQLEYEAAFKCNGNGACFNYHPDQVMCPSSKETRDRIHSPKGRASLLREWLRQLEIGKKGTGFGYQGTGNIASYPTQTCSLFPSANFPLKVWNTLQKSLEFYDFSHEVYAGMHGCLSCKACATQCPIHVDIPEMKAKFLSLYYTRYLRPLRDYFIGYIETLAQWQSFAPGLVNLLSQNPVSLWLIRHSLKMVDPPVVSPVTVQQGLAARKAPEFDLEKLANLSESEKLNSVILIQDAFTSFYESDLVLDTYDFLTKLGYTVYVSPFFPSGKPLHVKGFLTEFGAIAHKNAQYFQQIAGLNIPIIGIEPSIVLTYRDEYQKVIPTDNNLPVQLLQEFLVSQLYRLPKVKHYNNHFQSYQLFGHCTEKTAVLASQRQWQQIFYAIGLQLNLVETGCCGMAGIYGHEAEHYGESQGIYQMSWGRQLPENVEKQAYILATGYSCRSQVKRFDGWQPLHPVQALLKLI; from the coding sequence ATGATTCCCAGATTAAATCTAACTCAAACCTTAAATCAAACTTTAAAACCTGACTATGCGGAATTTTTAGCCGCCCTAAAAAAAACCTCTTTTTCTGGGGAAATTCACGGCGAATTAGCCAGTCGGTTAAGTGCTTCAACGGATAATAGTATCTATCAAATTTTACCTCAAGCGGTCGTTTTTCCTAAAACTACTGCTGATTTAGTTACCCTATTTCAATTAGCCAATCAACCCGCTTATCGTCAGATAACCTTTTCTCCCAGAGGTGGGGGGACGGGGACAAATGGTCAATCCCTTTCTCCGGGAATTATGATTGATTGTTCTAAGTATATGAACCAGATTTTAGAGGTGAATGTAGCAGCGGGTTGGGTGCGGGTACAACCGGGCGTTGTCTTAGACCAACTGAATGCAGCTTTAAAACCATTTGGCGTATTTTTTGCCCCGAATTTAGCCCCTAGTAATCGGGCTACTATTGGCGGCATGATTAATACTGATGCTTGTGGGAAAGGGTCGCGGATTTATGGTCGCACGAGTAATCATATTTTAGCATTAGAGTGGGTTTTGCCTGATGGAACTGTGGGCAACAGCTACTCTATTAATTTACCTAATTTATCCCAGGTTAAGCAACAGTCAAAACGGCTGGGTGAAATTTATCGCCAAGTAGATGATATTGTGACTGCTAAACAAGAGTTAATTGCCGATATTTTTCCGAAAATAACTCGGTTTATGACTGGGTATAATTTAGCTAAGGTTTATGATAAAGAACAAAATACTTTTAATTTAAACTGGCTATTAGCCGGGTCAGAAGGTACTTTAGGGGTAATTACGGAAGCGAAGTTAAGATTAACCCCGATTCCCAAAGCCCAAAGGTTATTAGTGATTCACTATCGCTGTTTTGATGATGCGTTATCCGCTGCCGAAAATTTATTAAAGGCAGAACCCGCAGCGATTGAAACGATTGATGAAACGATTCTACAATTGGCTAAAAATGATGAAATTTATGATGAGGTTAAAGATTTTATTGGGGATGCCAAAGCAATTAATTTAGTTGAGTTTGTGGGGGAAAATGAATCGGCAGTTAACGACAAGATAGAGGCAATTTGTGCAGCGATCGCAGCCGATAAAAATAAATCGCCTCACCATACCGAGGGCGAAGCATTCGCGGATAAATCTCCGCTAGAAACCGATGCCTATCTGCGCGAATGCTTCGCCCCTACAAAACCTGCTATTGGTTATTATTTGGCAAAAAATGCCCAGGAATCGACAAAACTTTGGGAATTGCGGAAAAAAGGGGTGGGTTTATTGGGGAATAAACCGGGAAAACGTCAACCCATTGCTTTGATTGAAGATACTGCCGTACCACCAGAAAATTTAGCCAATTATATCGGGGAATTTAAAAGTTTACTGAGTAAATATGATCTAGAATATGCTATGTATGGCCATGTTGATGTGGGCTGTCTTCATGTGCGTCCTGCCTTGGATATGAAAGCGCCAGAAGATGCAGCTTTAATCCGAGAATTGTCGGATCGAGTGGTGGCTTTGGTGCGGAAATATGGCGGGGTGATGTGGGGTGAACATGGTAAGGGTTTTAGAAGTGAATATACTCCCCTATTCTTTGGAGAAGAACTTTATCAAGATTTACGGAAAATTAAGGCAGCTTTTGATCCATATAATCAATTAAATCCGGGTAAAATTGTGACGCCTTTTGGCAGTGATGCGGCAGTTGTCCCCCTAGAATCGCCGCTACGGGGCGAATTTGATCGCCAAGTTTCCCCGGAGTTGCAGTTAGAATATGAGGCGGCATTTAAGTGTAATGGCAATGGGGCTTGTTTTAATTATCATCCGGATCAAGTGATGTGTCCTTCCTCCAAGGAAACACGCGATCGCATTCATTCTCCCAAAGGTCGCGCTAGTTTACTCCGGGAATGGTTACGGCAATTAGAAATCGGAAAAAAGGGAACGGGTTTCGGTTATCAGGGAACGGGGAATATTGCCTCTTACCCTACCCAGACCTGTTCCCTGTTCCCATCTGCAAATTTCCCACTTAAAGTCTGGAATACCCTGCAAAAATCTCTGGAATTTTATGACTTTTCCCATGAAGTTTATGCCGGGATGCACGGTTGTTTATCCTGCAAAGCTTGCGCGACTCAATGCCCAATTCATGTGGATATTCCAGAGATGAAAGCCAAGTTTTTATCTCTCTATTATACTCGATATTTACGACCGTTGAGAGATTACTTCATTGGTTATATTGAAACCTTGGCACAATGGCAATCTTTTGCCCCAGGATTGGTGAATTTATTAAGCCAAAATCCTGTTAGTCTCTGGTTAATTCGCCATAGTCTAAAGATGGTCGATCCCCCGGTAGTTAGTCCGGTGACAGTTCAGCAAGGTTTGGCAGCAAGAAAAGCCCCAGAGTTTGACCTAGAGAAATTAGCCAACCTGAGTGAAAGTGAAAAATTAAATAGTGTTATCTTAATTCAAGATGCGTTTACCAGTTTCTATGAATCTGATTTGGTGCTGGATACTTACGACTTTTTGACTAAACTGGGATATACGGTTTATGTGTCGCCATTTTTTCCCAGTGGTAAACCTCTCCATGTGAAAGGATTTTTAACTGAATTTGGCGCGATCGCCCATAAAAATGCCCAATATTTCCAGCAAATCGCTGGTTTAAATATCCCCATAATTGGCATTGAACCCAGCATCGTCCTCACCTATCGAGACGAATATCAGAAAGTTATCCCAACCGACAATAACCTCCCTGTCCAGTTATTACAAGAATTCTTAGTCAGCCAATTATATCGATTACCGAAAGTTAAGCATTATAATAACCATTTTCAGTCTTATCAATTATTCGGACATTGCACCGAAAAAACCGCTGTCTTAGCTTCCCAACGACAATGGCAACAAATTTTTTATGCCATTGGGTTACAATTAAATCTGGTAGAAACTGGATGCTGTGGCATGGCGGGAATTTACGGACATGAAGCGGAACATTATGGGGAATCTCAAGGCATTTATCAGATGAGTTGGGGTCGGCAATTGCCAGAAAATGTAGAGAAACAAGCCTATATTTTAGCTACCGGATATTCTTGTCGATCGCAAGTAAAGCGGTTTGACGGTTGGCAGCCATTGCATCCGGTACAAGCATTGTTAAAGTTAATCTAA
- a CDS encoding GAF domain-containing protein — protein sequence MTIEQYGLAKTQIANYHQGEIWAVNNIYEAGLPSWDLEILLLRLQVKASLTLPILTGEKAWSWLCVHQCSQPRSWQESEIKLAQNIALQLGIAVQQMESVQELRQESEKLASVVEQAVGREKAVAAIINRIRRSLDLPTIFQTTACEVRQLLQCDRVAIFRFEPNSNYSDGEILSEDVVPPFPSTIALKVHDNCFGGQYASQYQQGRMQVIADIYAGG from the coding sequence ATGACCATCGAACAGTATGGTTTGGCTAAAACCCAAATTGCTAATTATCATCAGGGGGAAATTTGGGCGGTAAATAATATCTATGAAGCCGGATTACCATCATGGGATTTGGAAATTCTGCTGCTGCGTTTGCAGGTAAAGGCGAGTCTGACATTGCCGATTTTAACCGGGGAAAAAGCGTGGAGTTGGCTTTGCGTTCACCAATGTTCTCAACCCCGTTCTTGGCAGGAGTCAGAGATTAAATTGGCGCAAAATATTGCGTTACAGTTAGGAATTGCGGTGCAGCAAATGGAGTCGGTGCAAGAACTACGCCAGGAATCAGAGAAATTAGCCTCAGTGGTGGAGCAAGCGGTGGGACGAGAGAAGGCGGTGGCGGCTATTATTAATCGCATTCGCCGATCGCTGGATTTACCGACGATTTTTCAGACCACCGCTTGTGAGGTGCGGCAACTTTTGCAATGCGATCGCGTGGCAATTTTTCGGTTTGAACCCAATTCTAACTATAGCGATGGGGAAATCCTTTCCGAGGATGTGGTGCCACCGTTTCCCTCAACGATTGCCCTCAAAGTTCACGACAATTGCTTTGGCGGACAGTACGCCAGTCAGTATCAGCAGGGTCGGATGCAGGTGATTGCCGATATCTACGCCGGGGGCTGA